The region TTATAAAATATCCACCCTCCAGATTCCTTATATGTATTTTAACTGTGTGTTTTTAGCTTCTCAAATAAGATGACATTTATGATGAGAAATTGTACATCTTAACATCCTTATTATATAAAATAATCCCAAATTAAGAGGTACTTTATCATTTTAATTTGCATTGGTTTTAGCTTGTTACCTGTTAAACCAGCCAGACGACAGCTCCATAATCTAACAATATTTGCAGCGTTCACATCAGAATCAACAGTattgtcatgtttttttttaatcaacgcGTCAGTTTGTGTTTGTAATTACAACTGACTTTCATCAGACGCCAATCTGACTCCATCTGTCTCATCGTCAGAACGATTTTGCTCGGAGGAGAGAAGTTATTGGACTGTTTTTCCACGCTAACCCTGTGTGCTCACCCTGCTTCTGTTACCCCGCGATGCCTTCACTGTCCTTCGTGTAAAGACAAAAGCTCATATGAATTCTGATGGTTTCACTTGATTTATGACCCATACATGCAGATTTAATCAGGAAAAAAGATCCCTGTACCTATTTTCAGTGGCTAATTATTTTGCCACTAAAATAATTTGTCgctgaagtttaaaaaaaaaaaaaaatcctttataaaagtaaaataataaaaattacTAATTAATTTACCTGCAAACCATAGCTGAGAGGACATAACAGCACAAAAATGgatgatgtaaaaaaaagatgaaCACCTTTATATTTGAATCTATGATCTATAATCTAAACCCCTGATTACTGAGTCGGGTTATCAGCAGCGGAAATTGACTGTTGTGATCGTCTCAATTGTTTGACCTGGAGGAGAAGTGAACGTCTTCTCTTCTGAAACTGTCTGTGTCCAAACTAAAATGATCCCTTCTgttgaaaaaaaacatgtctttACTTGCTGTAAAGACAAGCACATGTGGGGTGACTCTCCTTTTTGAATGAAGCGTTTGTATGCTAATGTGTTTTAAATCGAAATAACATAAATAACGGTGAACTCAATAAGATGCCCCCTGTGTTTCCCAGGCTCAGGTTGAGGCTAAAAAGGAACATGAAGGCGCTGTCCATCTGTTAGAGGTGAGCGTTGGATGGGGTAAAATCTGGTTGCTCGTCTTCTTTgcagaactgaactgaactgtgTAAATGTTCTTTCACAGTATTGTTGGATTTTTAGCTTGTGTGAATACTTCACGGCTTTATTCTGCTTCGTTTCTTGACTGAatgggtgtgtgtttatgcttaTACAGAACCACTTGGACAGCATGCAGGTAtttcagcagtttttttttatttacttctCTTTTTAAATATCAAGCGTGTCGTCAGAAAGATGACGCCACTGTACTCACGGATGTTTAGACCGATTTATGGTCATTTAATATATAACTACAAGCAAACTGCTTCTCATCTAGAACGTAACAGCAGGATGGAAGTTATTTCATGTGAAATTTGAGCTGCTttgttaaaatataaataaataaatgcaatttTTGCCAACTCGGCTGTCTCCATTTCCAATCAAAGCAAGTTCAGAGGTggcgtgggggagggggggggactttcTGCTTCAATgcgaaaaaaaataaattaaaaagatgTTAAAACCTGATTCAAAGATTCAAAAATACAGAATATGGACGTACTTCAAATAAGCACGAGTGTCTGGTGTGTCACTGAATCACAGCCCATCTGCACATTCCAGGCAGACAAGTTTACTTTACACATTTCTGTGTCTCCATTTCAAAATTGTTTTGCGAATTTTCTGCTCACTTCCAAAATCCCAAAAGGTTGTAAGATTCAGGGATCCAGCTGAGCTTGGAGAAAATGTGATTGGTACATTGACGTGACATATGTAGCCTCATATACTCGCTCTGCATCATGCCTGCTGTAAATGATGTCTTAAATCAGGCTCTGCAGCGGCTTTCGGCTGTAAGGGAACATGGATTGAATACGCAGGAATGGCTTCATATTTGGAGAATTGTCCATATTCCCACCATCCTGCAGTGGTGGACTGTGATTTATGGGCGGATACAGTTCTTTTCTTCGCAGTTCAAGTGTTTCAGTGTTCTTGTCTGTGTAGCTGCTGAGGCAGCAAGAACGTCAGTTTATTGATGTTCAGGACGGCTGTTTGAAGCAGATCgagacaaaagaaaatcaaacgCTGTAATTtcataataatatataatgCTGCGATGGAATATTCAGCCGGAATACTTAATGTTTTTCCTCATAAGATCACAtataatctaaaataattaaaaatcgAATAAACTCTGCATTTACCTAACCTAGTGGTGTGGTATGCTCGCCATTGTCAAAGACAATGTGACTCCGTGTGTGGTGTCATTGCATGTCTGGTCTCACACACTCGTGTAAAGCTGTGAACCTGCCATACAGCTGAGAACTGTATGACGCTGTTCCATCGAATGCCTTCTAATTCACCGTTTCTACCTTCTAGAGGAGTGTCTTTGGTGTGATAACAGCATGTTCTGCCCAGAAATAGCCAGTCTGCATGATGTGGAAACCTAACAGTCTTAGCAACAGTCTcattgtgtgttggggggtACGAAAAAAATTCCACGGTGGCTCGTTGCCATTCACAGCAACTGGTTCCCACTGATTCCAGTTTGTATCTAAAAGAGACCACTAACTATGAATAAAAGAGCTTAAACAATGAAAATAGACATTAAGTAATGATTCTGGAGCACCTGGAATTTTCTGTATGCTCGCCCATTCGTTCAACTCATCCACGTTGGTTTCCAGTTTTCAGCTTTTTCACTTTTAGTTTTCAGTGTTTCTGTATCAAATCCCATGAAAAGACCATAACGAGGAATATTGTCTATTATGTCAGCCTTCAAGTGCAAAATTGGCTCATACAGTCATGGGGAAAAATGAGGACACCCTACAAAaactttgcatgtgtgtgtttctatataTGTTGGGAGGTAAACATGCAATAAACCCCTCTGaaagtgtggaggagggggtcaACCTGGAGGCAGACGTGTGTGGCGGACTGGGCAATGTTTCAAGAAGCATCtcacagaaggggggggggggggggataatagCCACTATTAGCATAGAGGCTGGGCTAAACGTTCCTATGTTAGAAGCCAAAGTTCTGTTGAGGTCCTCTCTTATCTTCTCCATAAATCAACAAAACCAGATTAGACATTGATCagtgaacatttttaaaataagtgACTAAATATTTAACACGGTGTCCTAGTTTTGCCACATGACTCTACGTCTACCGTTACCTGCCTCAAAGATTAAAGTTTGATACGCTTGTCAAGGACAAACCTGTGATGCTGGTTGATCTAATGAAATTTAAATTTTTGTGCGTTTGGTCTTTTTTAAAGGATTACTTAATGTGAGAGGAAGGTTTGAGTGTCGTCAGCCTGCCCGACTCTCTGTGGTTGAATCTACCTGAAATTGTGTGTAATATACTCAGTATTGTCAGTTCTGGTAGCTGTGCATGTGACTGGTATGTGGACCCTGACGTGGTAGCAGTTGGAACAACTGCTGCTATGGGCATCAACTGCTGGCGTTTGCCTCTTTCTTACCATGTATACAAGTGTCTGTGTGCTCAGATGTTCAGCCAGGCTTGATTTTCTTCATTGCTTTCCTGCCCATTTCcccatttttctcctcctgtctatcttccttcctgcctgatgatcccccccccccctccctagGCCAAAGTTCGTGAGCTGGAGGAAAAATGTCGGACTCAGAGTGAGCAGTTCAACCTGCTGTCCAAAGAGCTGGAGAAGTTCCGACTCCACGCTGGAAAGTTTGATATCCTCAGCACTGAGCCCTTAACTGTATGTGAATCTCCCGGCTCACCCAATAAATCTCTCTCACAGCTCCTAAATGGACTGGCTGCCCCCACAGGGAAAGGTAGGATCATCCAGCCTTCTTACAAACCTTCATCTTCAACCCTGCGTCCTTATTTCAAGGCTGCAGTGTGACTATTGGATCATGACTTATTGGCgaataaaaataatttgaaataataataataatagcaatacaTTTTTTGTCAAATTGTATTCTTTCCATATATGTTTATTTTCAAGGATGTTACAAAATACTGATTCAAGTTGCTTGTTGGGTTTTCTAcaccatttgtgtttttataatTGTGATCTAATAATGAGGAAAATGGACAAGTGACCTAATCAGTCCATGATTGAATTAAATATAAGGATGTTCAGAGCAtcagtaaccatggcaacgtTTTCTCCTGAAACCTCCATGAAAAGTGACACGAGACATGATTGAAGAGCTAAAGTCCAGCTATTGTGATGGAGGATCTAATGGAAGGTTCTGTTTACTTCACAGGCAATGAGGCGCCCATGAGTAGATCTTTGATATCAGAGTTCATTCGGCCGCTCCAGATCAGTGGAGACAAGCCGGAACTCCTCTCTGTCAAGCCAACATTCCTGACTCGCAGCCGAGCTGGGAGCCCAGCACGGGCGTTCCTCTCTGAGGTAGCTAACAGTGTTTGCTTGCATCCCACATGGATTTGGCTTTATTTACGCTTCTCTTTTTTACAAATTTATGgacacagaaacaaatgagCTTAGTGCTGCTGCACAAAGGCTGAGTCCAAATATTctgactggagctggagctgtggtggAGAAGAAGCCTCGGTAATTTGCATAGTTTCTCCCAGTTTAGACAAATCAAATCCTGTAGTCAGCAACAGCAGGAATGgcttaaataaataatcctgCAGTCTTTGATCTGGGATTTATCCGAATATGTCAAGTGATCATAACAAATATGTGTGGTGTGCTCTGAGGGTTTGTAGGTGGTCTTAAATGTTGGCATTGAGCGATGACAACAGGACACAGAAGTGTTTGCTCATCGCCAAAAGTATTGGGACACCCCTCCAGTTAATTGAACTCAGGTGTTCCAGTCACTTCCCTGCGCACAGGTGTATAAAAGACACATACCACGTTTCAGAGCACGATCAACGGATGATGAGGAGGGTGCAGAAATCACCAACGGGCCTTTTAAGTTTGTGTGGCTTTCAGAATGCACACAGACCTCCATGGAATGGGTGTTCATGGCCGAGCTGTAAAGTAAAGCATGCTGTTTTTGGGCTCTAGAACAGTGGAAACGTGTTCTTTGTGACGACTAATCAAGGTTTTTTTTACTTGATGGGACAATTTCATGTTCCCAACAGCtgcacaaaagaaacaaaacaacaatcaCATTAAGAAAGCCTTCTCAGAATAGTTAAGCCTGTTAATGCTGCAAAGGGCCAAGTTCATATTGAACCCTGCAAATGAAGAATGGCATGTCATTAAATTTCAGAAGGCAGAAGCCCCAGTACTTTGGGTGAGAAAGGGTTATCTGACGATCTGTAATATTATGAATTCTTTACTTTTGCTTTGTGTGGGGCAGAAGGGGAGCTTTATTGTCAGTGATTTAAAGCATTTTCTGTTGACTTCGGATTtcaataaaagcacattttttgCCATCTCTCCATTACTGATCAATTAATTGGATCAGGAGTTCACGTGCTTCCATGCTGATAACGTAACATACCTCATGCTCTGTTGTTATCTTATACTGCAACTTCCTTTTGTGCGTAAAGAAGTTCCAGATGTTTGGGTTATACTGTGTTGTTGTCACATGCCAACCAGGGTGttaaattattgtaatttttttaGACATTTGCCTGACATAACACAGCAcatcaaatttaaaaatatgatATGATCTGTCTTTTCCTTTATCTTCATCTAGATGGACAAAAATCTCAGTTCATCTACAAGGTCCAAACCCAGGTTCACAGGGAAGGTTCGCCTGTGTGTTGCCCgatataggtgtgtgtgtgtgtgtgtgtgtgtctgtgagtgtgtctgtgtgtgtgtgtacaaacaTATGTGTGTAAACAAAACAGtaattttataataataatatttctgtcatgtttttttttaacttctctGGTAGTTACAACCCTTATGATGGGCCAAATGAGCATCCTGAAGCagagctccccctggtggctggaAAGTACCTCTACGTTTATGGGACAATGGATGAAGACGGCTTTTATGAAGGTCTGGCCTGTTTTGATATTTCTAACCCTAAATTTCAACCAGATCCAACTTTAAgccatgattatgttgcagtttttatttgaatttcatgTGCTCTCGGTATCTACTGGTCATGTTTGTGGTTTAGAATAAGCTGATACATTTTCATATTATAGTTTTTGTGGGATGTTCCTGTGTGGTCCAGATCAAAGTAGCTTCTCCATGTTCAAGTGTGCCTTGTATTCTGGCATGGAAGTAACTGACACTGTTGTGCGGCCACCACAACAATTGAATCTGGGGATAATTTGGAGTTAGTGTCATTGTTCACAATCAAATCTGTCCTTTTGGGTTCTCAGGGGAGCTGCTGGATGGACAGCGGGGACTTGTCCCATCCAATTTTGTGGATTTTGTCCAAGATGAGGAGAAGCCCTCTGTCCAACAAAGAGACACGTTAACTAAAGAGCCTGGCTACCTCAATCATAGTAGCCTGGGACCTCAGAAACTGGGAGCAAGCACAGCAACCCCCACAAGCATCAGCAGCCTGCTGTCTGACAGTAAACTAGAGTGTCTTACATCCAGCAGTTTGGGCATGGACCTGCTGGGCTCCACCAGCAATGGAACAGGAACCTTGGATGTGAACATCGATGAAGTTGGTGAAGACATCGTGCCTTATCCCCGACGCATCAACTTGATTAAACAACTTGCCAAGAGCGTGATCATTGGCTGGGATCCGCCCGTGGTGCCACCGGGTTGGGGCTCAATCAGTGGCTATCATGTCCTGGTGGACAGTGAAATACGCATGAGTGTTCCCTATGGAGGTAGAACAAAGTCTCTTATTGAGAAGCTGAATCTTGCAACCAACACCTACCGTATCTCAGTACAGAGCATTACGGACCGAGGGCTGTCGGATAAGTTGCGGTGCACTATGCTAGTGGGAAAGGATGTGGTAGTAGCACCTTACTACCTGCGGGTGGATATCATCACGCAGAGCTCTGCTGAGCTCTCCTGGATGCCCAGCAACAGCAACTATAGTCACACTATTTTCCTCAATGGGGCGGAGTATGACATGATCAAAGCAGGGGGCTACAATTACAAATTCTTGAACTTAAAGCCAATGACAGTTTACAAGGTGAAGGTTGTGGCGTCGCCACATCAGGTGCCTTGGCAGCTTCCAATGGATCAAAGGGACAAAAGGGAAATTTCTGTGGAGTTCTGCACTCAGCCTTCAGGTTAGTGGTCTTTGTCTACCTCATCTCTACGTTACAGCACCTTTTCACAGTTTGCTGTGTTTAGCATAGTATAGGACAGCTGTGGCGTGCCCGCAATTGCCTAACCCTCACGTTGGTCGGGTTAAGAGGGCGTGTCAGGCTGACGCATTGTCAATCTACTTAGGAGGATGAAATGGTGACAATATAATCTTATTTAGCATTACACTGAGACAATCATGAAAACAGGGTTCAAGGAGGTGGCAAAAACTTGGTCAAACATAACAGAGGGTTAGAGAAGTGTAGCTGAAATTTGAATATATTCTAAAGACAATTGGGCTGTATTAAGTTATGGCACCTGAAATAATGGTTTGTGGAGGCACTGGATCATGCTGActttatttctgtgttttctgtatGTCCactagaagaagaagaagctgattGATTGCATTCTTTGGTATCAAATAAATTAGTTATTATGGCTATTATTGgtgttaaaaaaatattgtgTCTACTACAGAAATCGAAACCATCCACAtaataaaatgtcaaattctTTGTTTCAAGTAAAGCTTTAATAGTTTGTATCTATTGTATCAACATTGAGCAGTTTAAAAAGTTTCATGTCATAATTTGAAGTTAAGAAAATAATCCTTAAATGCACATGTTTGTTTGAGGTGCACTTTTCCCCCAAATGACAAGAGAAAGGAAACAATCAAATATCTCCTGTTGTATGTAAGAAGTGCAGTTTTCCATAGAACATAATCAAGTTTAAACAGACACAACCACCAGCGTGTTTTACCCTTTGACTTCATCTGGCCGTTCTCTctgactgcagggaagcagcaGTCGTGCACAGATGGGTATGTGGTTTAGTATGCAGGCAGCCTGCACAGACCGTGAAAGTGGCATACTGTGTATTTTTGGTGCTTCATATAGCACAGCGTTGTTGCCCTACAGCAAATGTCTGCTAGTTTTTCACCCATCTGATACGTACACACAGGGAGGCTGCTTAAACTGGGCCGGAGATGCCCCaccttttgattttctttccccTACGCTTTGGATATTTAACATAATGCGAGACACAGAACGGTTCTGTGGCAGGAAAAGTTCCCTGTCATTCTGCTATGAAGAGTTATTGAATATGTGCAGCTGAGACTGCTGAGGTCTTTCTATTCTTTAGTTTATTCCATAGTCTGAAATGTCTGAATCATTATTAAGCTTTCTTCTTTACTTCATTTTTATGCAATGTATATGTTGGTCCCCAGggccccctctccctccccaggaGGTGCAGGTCCAATGTGGCCAGTCGCCAGGGTTCCTGCAGGTCAGATGGAAGCCACCACTTTTGACATCTTCAGGAACCTCAAATGGTGCCAGTGTGATTGGCTACGCTGTGTGTACAAAGGGACAAAAGGTACAACAGGACATTTCATTATGTCCTACACGAGAGCTGCTCTTTGCGTTCGTTCAATCCAGGAATAGCACTCtactgccatctgctggacaaATGATATAACCAGCAATCCAAGTAAAGAAATGCTGCGTTATTTACGATTAAATAGAGCGGTGACCGGCTTGATTCTGAATATAGATGGAATGCACATATGAATGTATGGTCTGTCTGTACAAAAGAAACCATCCATACTTGCATGATACAACTGTTCACAACTTCACACAATGAAAAAGTGGTCATCAGGCTACATAATATACTATTTACTTGAATTTTAAGTTGAATTTTACTCTGGATACGCTGCTATGCTGTATACCAGTGGAAATGCTTGTGTTTTGACTACTCCCTTTATGAATGCAGATAGCAGAGGTCTTATACCCCACGGCCGACTGTGTGACCGTGGAGATAAACAGGATTCAGTGCCTGGAGGCCAGAGAAGTCATTGTAAGGACGTTGTCAACGCAAGGAGAGTCCCAGGACTCATCTGTAGCTTTCATCCCTCATAACCTCATAGGCTCTCCCCAACTGTCTCACAGAACTACTGCACCTCCCCACCCTGCCCCCCAGGCATCGCCCCACCccgtacacacacaaacccacccTCCCTACCCATCCACATATCCACCAACTCACCCTCAGCCCCAGATGCAGCCCGGACCTCGAGCCCAGCGCCACACACTGCCCCACACGCAGTCAGGCCatcatccacctcctccagcctcatcGCAGCCTCATTTCCTGCGCCATTCCATGCCCAAATCCAAACCGTTACTAAGTGCCAGAGAGTCAGAAACCAAAGAACATGATGCAGGACTGCGATCGGCCCAGCCCTGGGAGCGATGCCCCTCACCACTGCCTCCTATGTGCGGGCACAACCTGGAGCCACCACACTTTACAGCAAGGCGATCACCCTCCCCTCAGAGGATCCTGCCACAGCCTCAGGGAGTTCCTATTCCCAACACCATCGCCAAAGCCATGGCCAGGGAAGCTGCTCAGAGAGTGTTTGCTGAGGGTAACAGAGTGAGTGGTTACCTATGCTACCTGAGTGTGTGCCCTGTTGCTATTAATCCAAGAGCAAATCTAATGCTGatgttaaatattaatatttctaAGACAAAATATGGAACTTTTTTTGCCAGGCTGAGAAAAGGAATATCTTCAGTGAGCGGGGTGACACACTGCAGCCTCTCAACtctgacgaggaggaggacggctACGACTCCCCACACGCGAGAAGGAGAGGAGCCTCTGTAGACGAATTCCTCCGAGGCTCTGAGCTGGGCAGACAGGTACGGAACACACAGAACGCTCCATGATTGAAACAACTAAAGGTCCCATTTCTCTATTACTAGTAGTCCGACTGAGCTAACTGTCCTCAACTCAGCTGTGGTTGGAGAAGATCCCTCTATCGTTCCTGCTGATCCACTGTCAGTGTAACGGGGATACTTAAACATCCTTTTAGGAgccaaggagaggagaggagaggagaggagaggagaggagaggagaggagaggagaggagagaagagaacaggagaggatcatgtttctggaccccagcagcctcgcccagcagcataactaagatgttaacttaATAGTTAGTCTGTCTAGAATAATAGCTGGAACGACACAGTTACCGTACTATATGCTGTGAATTATATACTTTACTGTATTGTACATGTTGGTGCTGCTTATCTTGGTGAACTAAACACTAATACAGTATTTCAATTAAATCTGTGGATGGAAATGCCAGAACTTTGAAGGCTGCAGCGCCCTCTAGAGGCACGCCTGAGAGAGTAGAATACCAGGACTTTTGTCCAGCATCCATCATAAAGTGAACAAAACTCTGAACTGTtccacagcagcatcatcatccacatcatcatcatcactacagCTACAGTGAAGAGTACCACACAGAGAGCAGCCGGGGTTCGGACCTGTCTGACAtcatggaggaggatgaggaagagctcTACTCTGAGATGCAACTGGAGGAGGGCCGCAGGCGCAGTATTAACTCTCACAACACTCTTAAGGTACATGTCCCTCACTTTCAGTGGAAGGGCAAGATAGTGGTGGTAAAGAAAGTTTATTGAAGGAGGGCTTTTACCGTTAGGAGGGGTAGCTGCTCACGGGCGCTACGTTCAGGCCCACAGTGGCTTTGCGTGTCTGAGCGCGTCCCCGGCATCACCAGCCTCAGGCTGCTGGCACCAGCATCGCTTCTTCACCTCGCCCCTCCGGCACTGCTTTATCATTCAAGGCTGAGCTCATTGGAATGGCTTAACATAAATACAGATacagcaggagaggcagaatGAGAAAAGATGCCAGTCACATTTTGagattttgcttttaaaacgtGTTTTGCATTTTGTACTTTTGTAATCTTTCGTCTCAAAGTCGAATGCAATTTTCCAGTGTGAACTTGGTGTCATGTGAAACGGTTATAGAGCGCAAAAGACATGTGGGAATCTCATTTAAGTGAGTACTTAAATGGAAATATACATTTTGGTTATGTCTCTCATGTCTTACTTCTTTTGGATGGTCAGCGTGAAGCATTCTATCATTCTCGTGTCTTCATTTCAGTGGGCATGTGTAGATGTTCTGTCACCTTATCTCAGGTACCTGTTAATGTATTTACCATCCCCTGCAAAACTGTATATTTCCTTTCTTACAACACCAAAAAGTTAGGGCAAACTTTGCTCCCTTAGAGTTTCTAAGCCTTTTAAAACAGATTTCATGAACAATTTGCATGTAGAAACTTTCTACTGAGCCACAGCAGACAGAAATCACTCGTAGATGAGCATATTTATTGCTTCTCTGTTctatagatttaaaaaaaaaaagaaaaaagaaatacataTAACATATggttttgttctatttttaggtGAATGAAATTCTAACTTTAAGTGAatgggtttggtttttttttgggaatCTGCAAttttgaaatgtatttaaaaaccaaatatTTCATTCCAACATAATTTCATGACGTCAACTCCTCCACAACCCACTCTGGCCCAACAGTTCCTAAATATATTGATCATTAAAAGCTTGTTAGAATGTTATGGTGTTGATGCTAGGTCTTTTTGTCCACCTGATCTTGTTCGATCACTGACTTGACCATCGTCTACAtgttttcagctgtttctcACATGTGATGCCGCTGAGAATATTTCCGATTTCTGACagcagtattttctttttctccatttttatttcCACATATTCATGGTTGTTTCACTCCATCCCACACGTGAGCCTTCACAGATTCCTGGTCAGAGCATGTCATTTCTTCTCATGGGATTAAAAATGCATGTATTACTACATTGGCACAAATAACTaattctgtctttattttgtcttcccccatttgttttattcacatcTGTGTTGTTTCCTGCCTGTTCTAAAACCTACAAAACCGTTTCCACCCCTCTATTCACAAAAATGTAAACCGATGCTTTCGACTTGAACTTAACGCTGATTCTGTGGACCTTTGGCTCGTGCTTTGCGACTGAAGGCGTACTACAAGCGGCAAGATTTAGCTGAGGAACGGGTCTGCTGGGACCTCCAGAGGGAGGTGGTGAAGCAGAAGTCCATGCGCAGCAAGCGTCTCCACAGCATCCCCGAGGTggctgaggaggacctggatggTGTGGATGGCATGGGCCAGCACCTTTGTTCTGAAGATAGAGGGCATCCCAGAGCACCACACGCTCAGCGGAGGCTGTTTCCCAGCAACACCAACAGGAATTACCGCCATCTGCAGCGGCAGCGCTCCTCCCCTCGCTTCAGTAACAGCCGCTTCTGCTACAACCCTGAGGAGTGGAGTCTGGGACATCCTGACCGCCAGAACACCAAGAGTCCCGACAGTGGTTTGGACTGTGGCAGCGAAGAAGAAGGCTCTTTAGGACGGGGTCACCGCGGGTATTACATCCATGGGAGCCATATGCGGGGACCCGTGCACATCATCCACTGTGAAGGGCCAGTAGAAAGGCGTGCACTGGCTATGGGTCGGAAAAGAACATTGATGCGGCAGTGCAGTGTGGAGGAAGAACTCTCTGATTCACCAGCAACCACAGCCAAGGTGGTGCACATGGGGGACTTAAGGAACAGGGACCAGTTTTGGCCTGGTCGGGAAGCTGGGTCAAGAAACTACTCCAGGGACGGAGAACTAATTGAGGGCAGGCTGAGCAAACTTCACAGGGTCTGTTACAGCCCCCACAGGGAGGCTAGGGCCCAGTCTATGTCCAGGGACCTGGACCACCATCTGGTGTGTGATCCACACTTTCTGCTGTACTTTCCATCAAGCCACAACCATCTCCTTAATGTTACTTTTTTTGCCACAAACCCACACCTTCTTTTCTTTGGcattttccatcttttcaaATGCACTTATGGTCAGTATTATTTATTTTGCGTGATTTTGCTTGTACTCAGAATTTCAGGTGATGTCCAATGTTGATGTGAAGCTTTCAGTTACCTAAA is a window of Takifugu flavidus isolate HTHZ2018 chromosome 5, ASM371156v2, whole genome shotgun sequence DNA encoding:
- the rimbp2b gene encoding RIMS-binding protein 2 isoform X13, yielding MTSPGSAEHDRHLGKHVNCSVMQENMGCRKTCKVDKLLRQSQRDMVCGQRHRLPTAKKSNQIRGRDKINEVLPIHISAVQCLDSFHILEDRNQILKLCPETLSHQRLQQKLLETEISTRRKECEALEAEVKRKNQTCQTLENELQDFLEEKNHLNLKLFSSSSHKASEYAKSEYVNLKETLGAVTKERDLALLERNQLQGKLENLEQVLKHMREAAERRQQLELEHEQALAVLNAKQQEIDLLQKAQVEAKKEHEGAVHLLENHLDSMQAKVRELEEKCRTQSEQFNLLSKELEKFRLHAGKFDILSTEPLTVCESPGSPNKSLSQLLNGLAAPTGKGNEAPMSRSLISEFIRPLQISGDKPELLSVKPTFLTRSRAGSPARAFLSEMDKNLSSSTRSKPRFTGKVRLCVARYSYNPYDGPNEHPEAELPLVAGKYLYVYGTMDEDGFYEGELLDGQRGLVPSNFVDFVQDEEKPSVQQRDTLTKEPGYLNHSSLGPQKLGASTATPTSISSLLSDSKLECLTSSSLGMDLLGSTSNGTGTLDVNIDEVGEDIVPYPRRINLIKQLAKSVIIGWDPPVVPPGWGSISGYHVLVDSEIRMSVPYGGRTKSLIEKLNLATNTYRISVQSITDRGLSDKLRCTMLVGKDVVVAPYYLRVDIITQSSAELSWMPSNSNYSHTIFLNGAEYDMIKAGGYNYKFLNLKPMTVYKVKVVASPHQVPWQLPMDQRDKREISVEFCTQPSGPPLPPQEVQVQCGQSPGFLQVRWKPPLLTSSGTSNGASVIGYAVCTKGQKIAEVLYPTADCVTVEINRIQCLEAREVIVRTLSTQGESQDSSVAFIPHNLIGSPQLSHRTTAPPHPAPQASPHPVHTQTHPPYPSTYPPTHPQPQMQPGPRAQRHTLPHTQSGHHPPPPASSQPHFLRHSMPKSKPLLSARESETKEHDAGLRSAQPWERCPSPLPPMCGHNLEPPHFTARRSPSPQRILPQPQGVPIPNTIAKAMAREAAQRVFAEGNRAEKRNIFSERGDTLQPLNSDEEEDGYDSPHARRRGASVDEFLRGSELGRQQHHHPHHHHHYSYSEEYHTESSRGSDLSDIMEEDEEELYSEMQLEEGRRRSINSHNTLKIIGNSPSHGSVDHPEHSGRRMGHIGTTRQQRPIPSIDGHGGRRQGRGRRSLDDYDESEPEELTRVFVALFDYDPMSMSPNPDAADEELPFKEGQIIKVFGNKDTDGFYRAEIRDRVGLIPCNMVSEIQTEDDEMMGQLLKQGFLPLNTPVEKLVNCDRFKDGRPVNRRSRKSKRERNRRGVCQYPTSTRRMVALYDYDPRESSPNLDVEYEGSRLNEEAELTFCAGDVIIVFGQIDEDGFYYGELNGHKGLVPSNFLEEVPDDVDVYLTDSPSRYVQDTPARIKTKRVPLEKLGPTRRAASPGVRPHIPGSGQANVGPALPPGPHCICPPKRKRGLFSKGKKILQRLGAVK